The genomic DNA CACGGAATGGGAATCACAGTACTGCTGGATGTCGTCCACTCGCATGCTAGCAAAAACGTTGCAGACGGTCTCAACATGTTCGACAACAGCGACCACCTCTACTTCCACGAGGGAGCTCGTGGCCGGCACGAGTTGTGGGATTCGCGGCTCTTTAACTACGGGCATCACGAAGTCCTGCGCTTCTTGCTGTCCAACTTGCGCTTCTGGATGGAAGAGTACCAATTCGATGGCTTCCGATTCGATGGTGTCACCAGTATGCTGTACAAGCACCACGGCATTGGCACTGGCTTCAGCGGAGGCTACCACGAGTACTTCGGCCCCAGCGTCGATGAGGAAGGCGTAGTCTACCTCATGCTGGCCAACGAGATGTTGCATAACCTTTATCCAGACTGCATCACGATCGCCGAGGACGTGAGCGGAATGCCCGGTCTGTGTGTCAAGTTGAGCTTGGGTGGAATAGGATTCGACTACAGACTTGCCATGGCTGTACCAGACTTGTACATCAAGTGGCTTAAAGAGAAGCAAGACATTGACTGGGACATGGGAGCACTCTGCTTCACCTTGACGAATCGTCGTCATGGTGAGAAGACCATTGCCTACGCAGAGAGTCACGATCAAGCGCTGGTCGGCGACAAGACCTTGCTGTTCTGGTTGTGTGACGCCGAGATGTACACCAACATGTCCACTCTCACGCCTTTCACACCCGTCATCGAGCGTGGAATGGCGCTGCACAAGATGATCCGACTCATCACACATTCGCTCGGAGGCGAAGCCTACCTCAACTTCGAGGGCAACGAGTTCGGCCATCCAGAGTGGCTGGACTTCCCTCGCGAGGGCAACGGCAACAGCTTCCACTACGCCCGCCGACAGTTCAACCTCGTGGAAGACAAGCTTCTCCGCTATCACTTCCTGAACGACTTCGACAAGGCCATGCAGTGGACCGAGCAGAAGTATGGTTGGCTGCACTCACCTCAAGCATATGTCAGCCTCAAGAACGAAAATGACAAGGTGGTCGTCTTCGAGCGTGCCGGCCTGCTGTTCATTTTCAACTTCCATCCTTCCAGCTCTTTCACAGACTACCGTGTCGGCGTTGAACAGGCTGGAACTTACAGAGTCGTCTTGAACACTGACGACCCGGCCTTCGGAGGTCTCGGACGATCACAGAACGATACCCGCTTCTTCACGACTGATTTTGCGTGGAACAACCGCAAGAACTTCTTGCAAGTGTACATTCCTACTCGCACAGCACTGGTAAGACACCCCATAGGCCGACTATAATGAACCACATTACTAACTAAACATGTAGGTTCTCGCACTCGAGGAAACCCTCGACCCGAACTGGAAGTCTCAGGTCTCGCTCGGATACTGAGCGCAATTTCACGAAAATAGCAGACTGATGAAAAGCTTCATTGAGGTTTAAGCTAGGCGTTGGAAGGGGACATCACAgtgtatactatagatatccgGCGTTGACAGTACGTCCAAGGAGTGCAAGGCACTTGTTCGGCTTAACTAGAAGTTTGATCCCGTGATCGTTGCTGGAGAATTGCGATAAGGCGATATTTATTCTAGTCCTTCTGCCACCTTTTTGCCGCTGCGAGTGCCATAATGCCATGGCGACGGACAGTCACATGCCGTCACCCAAGTTGCTAGTCACAATTTTTATGCCGGTAGCACGCGTGCTGCGAGCCCTGCTGTTGGCAGAACCTCCAGGGAATACTTTCCTCTGCACCGGCCCGGTGGCTGAGCCGCTGTTTGTGCTGTTGAAGGGCGCCGCTTGCCACTGCCAATTTGGGCTAGCTTACAACCTTGAACTTGCAAGGGTACGTCGCGAGCTCTATCACTTCCCCACATACATATACTGTAGCAATGCCGCCGTTTTCCTCTTGCGTTCTCATTGCCTGCTTTCTCACTTATTTCTCGTACTACCATAGTCAGGCAAGACAATCATGGCCTCCTTCATGAGAAATGCTGCTCGTCTGCAGCCAGCACTCCGCTCCTCGATTCGTCCCGCAACGATCGTTCGCCGAACCATGGCCACTCAGTCACCCTCGCACAACGCCAGCGCTGCCGCAGCAGTCAGATCTGCCGTATCCGACGCTGCTGAGCCGTCGCTCTTCCCAGACGAGCCTACCGGGCCAATTGTACGAACACAGATTCCTGGTCCAAAGTCACAAGAGGCGATAGCAGAGCTTGATCAAGTATTCGATACGCGATCGCTCAACATGATGGCGAACTACCAGAACAGCTTTGGAAACTACCTGGCTGACTTGGATGGCAACGTGCTTCTCGATGTCTACGCCCAGATCGCGTCCATTCCTGTTGGCTACAGCAACCCAAACCTGCTGGCTGCTGCAACCACTCCAGAGATGGCCTCTGCTATCATCAACAGACCTGCTCTTGGAAACTTCCCTCAGCATGACTGGGCACACATCTTGAAGACTGGTATCCTGAAGGCTGCTCCAAAGGGCTGCGACCAGGTCTTCACTGCACAAGCTGGCTCGGACGCCAACGAGCTCGCATACAAGGCCGCTTTCATGTGGAAGCGTCGCCAGGAACGTGGTGGTCCAGAGGTTGACTTCACAGCTGAGGAGATCTCCTCTGCCATGAACAACCAATCTCCTGGTTCGCCGAACAACATGTCGATCCTGTCTTTCCGCACAGCTTTCCACGGCCGTCTGTTTGGTTCGCTCTCTACCACTCGCTCCAAGCCAATTCACAAGCTCGACATTCCTGCCTTTGACTGGCCTCAAGCGTCTTTCCCAGCATTGAAGTACCCACTTGAGGAGCATGCTGAGGAGAACGCAAAGGAGGAGGCCCGCTGCTTGGCTGAGGTTGAAGATCTTCTCCTCAACTACCACAACAAGCCTGCTGCCGTTATCGTCGAGCCCATCCAGTCCGAGGGTGGCGACAACCATGCTAGCCCAGCATTCTTCAACGGTCTCCGTGATGTCACCCGCAAGCACGGCGTGCTtctcatcgtcgacgaagtcCAGACCGGTGTTGGTGCTACCGGCAAGTTCTGGGCTCACGAGCACTGGAACCTCAAGCATGCTCCAGATATGGTCACTTTCAGCAAGAAGGCACAGACCGCTGGCTACTACTTCAGCAACCCAGAGCTCAGGCCAAACAAGCCTTACCGTCAATTCAACGTAAGTCCACAATTCTCGCATAACATGCTCATAACTAACTCATTGTTTCCAGACTTGGATGGGTGACCCAGCTCGTGCCCTGCTCTTCCGCGCTATCATCAACGAGATCGAGCGTCTCAACTTGGTTGAGAACACTGCCATCACTGGCGAGTACCTTTACAATGGTCTTGAGAACCTTGGCAAGCAGTATCCTGGCGAGATTCAGAACCTCCGTGGCAAGGGCCAAGGCACATTCATCGCCTGGGACTCTCCTCGCCGTGACGAGGTCctgaagaaggccaagggaGTGGGTATCAACATTGGTGGATCTGGTGAGCGTGCTGTCCGTCTGCGACCTATGCTCATCTTCCAGAAGAAGCACGCAGACATCTTCCTCGATGCGTTGGAGAAGGTGTTCAAGTCATGAACGACTGCACCGAGTGGGACCACGACGGAGGCATGATTGATGAGATTTCCAAGACACATTGAAGCGATTCGAAAATGGTCGGCACAGGACAGTGCGACTTTGCATGGCGTTGGGGCTATATCAAGGACCGAAAAGCATTTTGCCTACAGGTTTACGGCAGACGATTGAGATGTAACATGAGCACCTGAGAGAAGTGATCGTAATCTGAAACTATTGAGCAGAAAGAATTCGACAGTCTTGCCAGTATCATCCACGTATCACTGCTGACCGCCCATCTCATCACTTCGT from Cercospora beticola chromosome 3, complete sequence includes the following:
- a CDS encoding uncharacterized protein (CAZy:GH13); this encodes MADKLNETSPDSVMAKPNGQVPNDGTGIVQLDPWLEPYTGALKSRFTQTQNWIKTIDKHEGGLEKFSRGYEKFGFNVSPDNTITYREWAPFALRAYLIGDFNEWNRDSHQMQRDAFGVWEIQLPAVNGQPAIPHDSKIKISMVVPNDGQRVEKLPAWITRVTQDLSVSPIYDARFWNPPQKYQWKNPRPAKPLSARIYEAHVGISSPDPKVATYKEFTQNTLPRIRDLGYNTIQLMAIMEHAYYASFGYQINSFFAASSRYGHPDDLKELIDTAHGMGITVLLDVVHSHASKNVADGLNMFDNSDHLYFHEGARGRHELWDSRLFNYGHHEVLRFLLSNLRFWMEEYQFDGFRFDGVTSMLYKHHGIGTGFSGGYHEYFGPSVDEEGVVYLMLANEMLHNLYPDCITIAEDVSGMPGLCVKLSLGGIGFDYRLAMAVPDLYIKWLKEKQDIDWDMGALCFTLTNRRHGEKTIAYAESHDQALVGDKTLLFWLCDAEMYTNMSTLTPFTPVIERGMALHKMIRLITHSLGGEAYLNFEGNEFGHPEWLDFPREGNGNSFHYARRQFNLVEDKLLRYHFLNDFDKAMQWTEQKYGWLHSPQAYVSLKNENDKVVVFERAGLLFIFNFHPSSSFTDYRVGVEQAGTYRVVLNTDDPAFGGLGRSQNDTRFFTTDFAWNNRKNFLQVYIPTRTALVLALEETLDPNWKSQVSLGY